The window aggaatttcttcagccagagagtggtgaatctgtggaactcattgccgcaaAGGGTTGTGAAGGCCAAGTCAGTGAGTAtctttaagacaaagatagatggGTTTTTGATGAGTTAGGGGATCAGGGGttttggggagaaggcaggaaaatggggttgagaaaccatGACTGGATGACAGAGCATATTCAATGGATTGACTGGCCTAATTTTGCTAAGATATCTTGTGGTCTTATTGTCTTATTGTCCTCGGACAATTAGAAGATAGGAAGTACAAAGACATTTCTTGCATATCTGGTGTTTGGAATGTGGCCATAGGAAAGATGTAAGGGTTTTGGAGGGGAACAGGAGTGTATCAGGATGGTACATAGAAACAAACAGTCATTGAAAGGACAAGGCAGGGGTAGATATGATTGCTGTTGGTACCATTGAATTAAGAGGCTGCCGAGGATCAGGAACAGCCTCTCTTGTGTCCTGGCTGGGAGGGGAGGGCTGAGAGCAGATACGTATGAAACAGAGGAGGTAGGATTGCAGACCTTGTTGACAATAGGTTGGGGGGAAACCTCAGTAAAAGAAGAAGGAGGAGCATTAGAAGTGCTGGTGTCGAAGCTTGCATCATCAGAATGGATGCAAAACGGTTGGAGAAGCTTGGGGAACTGGAATAGTATCCTTAAAGAGAGCTGTATGAAAGGAAATATTGTTAAGGTAGCTATAGGTGATTTACAATAACATAAATAGAGGACAATTTTACACTTACTCATATTATATTCAATCTTTGTTACACAATTGCTTGACCTGTAGCATCAATAAACCTGGGCATATTACAATGGTTCCTTGTCTAAGACTTCAATTAGATTGCAAATAAATAAGACCCAAGCACTGGCATTCTACTAGCTACAGCCTGCCATCCAGAATATCATCCATTTTTTACTTCTGTCTACAaaccaatcctctctccatgctaatGTATCACTTCCCCAATCCCTTGCGCCATAAACTTGTGTAAGGATTGCGTGAGGCTTCTGATTAAGTGTCTTTTGAAGATTGTCCCCTTCATTCTTCATACTAAATCCTGCTGGAGAAGAGGAAGGAAACTTTAGAGGGAGAAGACTGACTTCAGAACAAGCTAATTCTGCATGTCGATATTCTCCCAAAATTGTGTTTTTAAACAGTTACAAAAGTTAGAAAAGAGCATTTCTGAGACAATCCAGGATTACAAAAACAACAAGAGACTTCATGCCAACTGACAACTGGTCAATCATGGTACCTaagtgcattaaaaaaaaacagaaatactCAACacatcaagcagcatctgtggagtttgAAGCAGAGTTGATGGGTGGTATCTAATGCTCTTTAAAAACTCTAAGATATTAAGTTTTGAGAGACCTACGACTGGCTGCCTGCCTGAGGGAACTTCCAAGAAATCAAGGATCAACTAAGTTGGTCACCACTTTGTTTGACAGCCAGTAAAGGACAGGTAAGTGGAGTGTACAGTTAAATCCAAAGTGCCTGAGACAGTGGCTGGAAAGCAGCCCCTATGTGAAGGTCATATGGTGTTCATTGAATCATAGATTTCCCACAGTgaagaaagaggtcattcagcctatcgtGTCTATACCGACCCTGCAAATAGCATCCCACCTAATCCCTGTAACCCCAAAGGGGGGCTTTTACCATATCTCAACCacttagtctgcacatccctggacactatgggcaagttagcattgctaatccacctatcctacacatctttggtctgtgggaggaaacttgcaTGAGCAGGGGGAGAATATGCAGGCTCCACACAGATAGACGCcaaagactggaatcaaaccctgggtccctggcattgtgaggcagcagtgctaaccacttgagccaccatgccaacccaAAAATTGACTTGTTAATCTGCCTTGAGAAGATGAAGCCAGCACAACACGGAGAGGTGATTCTTATTCTGTGACTGACAAACAATTCCTCCAGCCCTGGGTCCAACAAGGGATTCCTCTGCAGAGTTTAGGAAATCCATTTTCAAGTCTTTGTGGGTGGAAGGCCCAAGTATTACAAGGTTGAACCTGCAAAAAGTGAAATGCCACCCTGTCTTCAGGCTGCCCTGACCTCCCATTCTATTTTCACTCCACTATGGTGAGGAGAGTTGAAGACCAAGCAGAGGTGCCATGCGAACCAGGCAAAATCTCAGCCTCGTAAATAAGTAGCTGCTCAGTAGATCAATTATTGCCTCAGTTCTCTGCTGGTTGTGATCCTGCTGCCACTTTGACGCGCAACCAGCCATATTGCCCTGAGGCCTGAACATTAGCGAGACAACCCAACCCAGCATGACTTTGGAAATTTACTCCCACACCGCCCCATCAAGCTTTCAGGTTTCAGGCTTCTCATCGGAACTGGAACATGTTCGAGAACCAACAGAAAGTGCAGAGGCAGAAAAGCACAATAGTGCATGAGGGGAAGAAAAACAGAGATGTGTAATAGGATAGGATAGAAATTTAGTTACGAAACGAATGACACTGTCAGACAACAAGAAGTTAATATGACAATAGATAAAGGGAAGTAATTATTGGCATCTGTAGTCTGGAAGAATGCAAGTGATGATCTAAAATCGCTGCATTCGCCTTTAGACCCAAACAACAGTAAAATATGGAGTAGGCCTCAGTATTTGCTTGAAACCTGTTATGTCTCTAACTTTTCCCAGTTCTGATGAGAAGTCATCATCCCGAAGCATTAACTccgtgtttctctccacagatactgagcACCTCCGGtgtttcctgtttttatttcagatttctgaaatggTATTGTACAATCTTAGGTTGATGGAGAACTTCAGTGTAGTCCAGTCAACCTGCAGAGGTAGTCAGCCCCTCTTTGTAATATTGGAAAAACAAGTACATGTTGGGAATGTCAGACAAATAGAGAATACATCTCTATATTGTAGACATGATAGACACCCTAGAAATATATTTTTCACATAGCAACAATGTTTCAAATCTTTCAATTGGGCAATAAACATTTTCTGACatagatatatatatatttatatttgtTACAGTGGTTTAATTGTGTCTGCGGCCTAGCATGATTGGTCTATCACGGTTAAAAActgaggaaaggttggcatcACATTACATGCAACTCATGGCCTAGTATCCTAGGCCACACACAACACACTAATGGTATCTTAGGCCCAAAATTACACACAGCTAACTTTTTCACTGATAATAATGCAGTTGTCTACAGAAGACTCCGTCGATCCTAACGTTGCATGTAGATTTTCTTCAGGGACTTTCAGTTCATTACTCACAGCTTTATTTCCATTGTTCATGGTAGTCATTTCCAAATTTCTCTCATATATTGCTGATGTGGAAGCAATGATTGTGAAGTGATTTCTGGTTCTTCTGATACTGTAATGGCAACGAATATAGTGGGAAAAAGCTCGGCGGTAGGTCCCATTAAAGAGTGTGTAAACTAGGGGATTGACACCGGATGAGGTATAACCAATCCAGACAAACACATTGAGCAGCTCTCCAATGATGACTTTATTGCAAGAATCCTTGCAGATAACAGACATGACGTTGGTGATGAAGAATGGGCACCACATGACAACAAACAAAAAGAAGACAATTCCAAGAACTTTGGAAGCCCTCTGTTCATTGTTTATCGAATGCATGGTTCCTTTCCGGAAGAGCCGAGATTCCTTGCTTAGTGGTGGCTTTGGACTTACATCTGGTGTCTCTGATCTTTGTATCACTGTTGCATTTTCCCCTAAGTTGTCCTTTTTAAAGACATGCAAGCTTGTTCGCTTTTGTTTTTGGTCACCTAAAAACACACGGATCTGTTTTTGCAGTACCTGGATGGTCAGGCAATACGTGAAGACCATTATAATCAGTGGAACAAAGAATGCTACAAAGGAACCCACAAGGACGAAGCTTTCATCATTAATAACGCAGCTCTTGTCAATGAAAACTCTTGATTCATCTTGAATGCCGATGACAGGGATTGGCATCGAAATGCCTGTAAGAAATTGTTTCAAAGAGATTATGAAGTTGTAAGATACTTAAAACAAACTTAATTAACTAAACTAGGAACAAGAGGAGATAAGTCATGCAGGATTGAGACAACAATCAAAGAAGTGGAACAACACaggagcacctgatgaaggagcgtcactccgaaagctagtgtgcttccaattaaacatgttggactataacctggtgttgtgtgacttttaacacaggaggaggtcatttcgCCCAATATGCTTTTCAAGTGGAAATCATTGCCTTCTGCCAATCTTCTGTTTTTCCCAATAtccttgcacattatttctatcAAAAATAATCATCCAaaagggaatccaatctaatctaatttaaacaaGAAGTCATTGCTACTCTTGTCTTATTTGTTCCATCATCCAAGTTTGTCATCAAAATCTAATCACTTGCAAACGGTTTCCTCCTTAAAGTCACAACTTTGTGGAAATTGCTGTTTTGAATCCCTTTATATTTCACTAGCTACGTAGACATACCAGACTTTCCCTTACCCATTGAATTTACTTGGCTAATTTTAATGGTGTTGGACTCCTTTATGCTGGAAAAGTGTTAGAATAACAGTTGTTTGCTGCTAAAGACAAATTGTCAATGTGAACATTTTTAAAGTTATAAGTATTCCCTAAATGGAATGTCTCTGATAAGCTCCTTAAGTTTCCAAATGTATTTCCACACGAGAGCAATAACTCTTAGTCTTCTGAGGTTTTGATTGATGTACCAAAGAAAGAAAATGCTTTACATGTTGTTGAGGACAAGTTGAAGAACTTGGCAAGGGCTTGGCAAATGatatataatgtggataaatgtcacATTGTCCAACTTGGTAGCAAACACAGGTAGGCAGATTATAATGTGAATGGGGATAGACTGGGAAAGGAGAGGTGCAATGAGATATGGatatccttgtacaccagttggAGAAAGTAAGCATGTGCAGcaggcagttaggaaggcaaatgtcaTGTTGGTCTTCATAGTGACAGGATTTGAGGACAAGAGCAGGGACTTGATGGACTACACCTGACATATTGCGTGCGGTTATTAGAGTGAGAAtgatgttggggggggggatatctcatagaaacctataataTTCTAACAGAGCTAGACAGGAAAACTACAGGAAAGATGCTCCCAATGACCAGGGTGTCCAGAACAGGTCACAGTTTCAGGatacggggtaggccatttaggattgagatgaagagAGAGTTCTTCACCTGGAGAGTAGTAAGCCTGtgaaattctctaccacagaaagtggttgaaacCAAAGCTTTAAATGTTttgaaggagttagatatagttcttaaagCCAAGGGATCAAAAGGCATGTGGAGAAAGCGGGAATAGGatactgagttgaatgatcagccatgatcaaaggCAGAGTCGGCTCATAGGGTCGCATGGCCAATCCTACTTCTATTATCTGTGTATTTGGCTTTACAAATGAACAGCTAAATTAATTGGCTGTACTTATGGAGAGAAGACAAGAAAAGGTAGCATTTAGGATTCTCACTATGATCTTCTGAAGCTCCATTTAATGGAGTGCGAAGGGAGAAATTGTtgtcaccaaataaatgattcaGTCACGCATCTTATTCTATACAATATGGGCTCAAAGCAGGTGCAGTACTTACCAATTGAAATGGTCCAGACTGCAGCTAGTTTGATAATAGCTTTGGTTCGTGAGTTGAAGCGACTGTGCTCAATAGGATTCCGTATTCCAATGTAACGGTCCAGTGAAATTGCACACAGATGCATGATGGATGCAGTAGAAAAGAGAACATCCAGGTAAATCCAGATGGGACACAACTTTTCTGGGAAAGGCCAGATATTGTCTGAAACATAAACTATTCAGGTTAGAAATtgaattatatatatatatatatatatctcaaTAACCCTTTGATTTTCTCTCCAGAGTCCCTAATCTCTCACAAATAACATATGGTTGAGGGTGCAGTTCTTCCGAGGTAGGTGGTATAGGGTAAGAATTGTCTTGTTGTAACTGTCCCCAACAATCAATCACTGGAATCCTTTCAGTGTCTTCCTAAGATTTGAACATTCTGCAGTGGTGCATTCTGCTGAAACACAGAATTTTATTTTCAAAGTATGTGCTTTGTTTACTAGAGCCTTTGTTATGAAAGCAATTGCTAGAAAACACAAAGGTAAGCTCAGAATTCAGGGACATAATAAACTGTTAAACTGCACTGGCCTCACTGTAGACGGACATATATCAGGAAATCATAACAGGAAGACCTGTCTATTCTGTTCAAGTCTTTGTTTATAAAGGGTGGTATTAATGACTGTTTCTTTACTTTAATGTTCATAACTTGACTCAAAACTTGAGTATATCATTGTGTCTAATAAATTAAACAATCCCTGCAGCATTTAACTCTGAAACATTTGGTTCTCCAAGTTGTTGGAAGAGTTACCTAATAACAGCATAATGAGGACAAAAGGGAAGTTGGTGAATAACACGCCTCACCCTTTTAGAATTATAATCCTAAATTCATAaaaaagaactaggagcaggcTGTTGGCTCCATCAAGCCCACCCCTTTATTTATtacgatcatggctaatctttcaTCCACTTTCCTGCTGGTCTGCCATAATGCTTCACTGCCTTCTACATCAGACATCTGTTGTGgtcagtcttgaatatattcaacatCTCCCCCAGCTTTCTGGGGTAGAAGAAGAACTTCAAAGATTAATAGCCTGAGGAAAGAAGTGAATCCTTTTCATCTTGCATTAAGGACACCCCTTATTTATAAGCCGTGTCTCCTAGTTCTAGATCCTCCAGGAAAGGGAATTCACCATCTAGCCTGTCATACCCCATCAGAACTCTGTATGTATCAATAAGACCacctcattcttcgaaactccaatgaatatagaCAATGTGATCAATGATTTTTCATAAGACATGAAAGAaacaaagaaaggaaatgggaaagtgGGTTATCATGGGTGGATTCAATGTTAAGTCACTTGTAGAAATCAAAATAGACAGAAAGAAATAGAGTTCAGAGGAAGCAGCTACACTGATTAACCAGTGATCATAACATGCAGATTGGAGATGGACTATAATGATGGGACATGAAGAGGAGGAAGGAGAATGAAGGCTGGGAATGGACGGGAGTGGGGAGAAGCAGAGAACCGGATGAGAaagatggagtagagatgtagcAAAGGAGTAAGTGAATATGAAAGCAGGAATTAACATCAATGAAATTGTGACAGGGTGGCACCTCAAACATAGGAAGCTCCAGTCTGCAAAATGTAGTTGACAAAGGTTTTCTGGCAATGCAAGACTCAAAATGATAATGCAACTTGCCACAGAAATCTGAAGAGCAGCAGAAAAATATCCTTGCAATTTTCAAGGGTAATGCACTCACAAATCCTATTCATCATGATTGCTGTATTAAACTCCTCTTTGGATAATTAATTTGAGCTTTTCATTTCAGCATAGCCAATATCCAAAATTCATCATTGTGTGAATTGTAGGTGCCACCCTGTATGCAAACTGTAGTATTATTTGCTGGTGataaattcagttcagttttgagCTCAATTGATGTCGGTTCTTGAAATAGCCAGCACAGAAGCAAGGAATTTGCTGATTTACTGATGTGATGATCTGTCACCAAGAAATGGAACCACTTAGGAACTGCTCAATTCCAGGAAAAAGAATTTGCAGTGGACAGATAAAACTGTGCTACTTAATATGTGAATGCAATGGAGTCAGCAGAACTATTCAGAGAAAAATGGTTACAGTTGCCTCTTGGTGTTTATTTGAATTTATTTGGTTTGAAGCATTGcatttgatttcaaataaaagGTAAAAATACAATGGTTTACTGGACCTTTGCCTAATTTTCTCCTATTGCTTCCTGTTCGATTAATCAACAACAGGGAGATTGTTTTTCAACTTCGAGTCTGCTATCAAAAACAATTCTTATTTTTCAAGCCATCAGTACTTCTATCAATAATCTTTCATGGAAAAGCCCTCATCAGGGTTACACTTATAATGCGGGGAAAAGTTAAGACTAGCGTATCTTTTGGAACCTTCTGATATTTTCATTTAAAGTGATATTAACTAGAATCAAAGTAGTTTCAACAGTTAACACTAAACAATACGTGTGCTTACTCAGAATGAAGTAGATAAAATTCTCAGGCATTTATGTCAGTTAGAAAATCAGACAATGTATTCATAAAGGCTGATTATCTCTATGTTACATACAATCATCTTTATTACAGAAATTAAGAGTTGCAAAATTAAAGGACTGTGTCCAGTCATCCTTGATTTATAGATGATCTACTACAACAACCTTGGGTCACCAGCTGTACTTGGGAGACTTCTGGGAGACTTTGACACGTGGCCagacccatcccctcccccattctgcTGGTATTGGCCACCTGACATGTCCTTCCCTCAAGTTGCATGGTCTTCCATACCAGTTGGGAAATGAATAATCTCTGAGTGTGAAATTATTGACAGTCAGTCAAACAGATTTTTCTCCCTTTATTTTAAAGGCCTTTGGATTTTCTTCCTGGTTTTCCTAGACTCCAGGCGATTAATCTTCAATCTACAGAGACTTAGGACCAGTCCTTGAGGTTTGGTAACCTTAGGCAGTCTGGTTAGTATTTTTGAAAGAAGCAATACCCTGGCATACCAATATGTTCAGTGTATGAATATGAATGTGAGATAGTGTGGTAATTTATACGCTATTTCTTTATCCAGGTTCACAGGGAGGCAGGAGATGTGTGACAAGTAGATGGCTTTTCAGCAAAAAGTATCAACAGGGCATATCCTGGCATATCCAATGCCAGGTAATGACTATCCTAAGGCAGAGACAATCTAGCCAACAATCCCCCACCCTTGACATACAATGGCATCATCATCGATGAAATCCTCCTTTCTTAAGATCTTAGGTTGGGGTGGTGGGTGGTCAGTGACGTTAattttgaccagaaactgaacttgaccagtgatataaatacagtggatgtaaaagcaggtcagaggctgacaATTCTGCAGTGAATAAACCGCGTCTTGACTCTTCAAAGCATATCCATGattccaagtcaggagtgtaaagGAATTTTCTCCTCTTGCCTGGTtcggtacagctccaacaaccccCAGGATGCTTAAAAAAGCCATGACAAAGCATCTCATATGACTGGCATCCCATCCACCATCTTCAATATTCATTCCCTCTACAACTGATGCACAATGGCAGCAATCTGTACCATtcccaagatgcactgcagcaactcaccaagattTCTTTGTCAGCCTGTTCTCTCTCAAACTCCTGGCTTCAAGGTgaagcccagcacagactcatcTGCTCCatctgcttttattcttttttttctcACTTTCTCTGTTTTAGAACAACTGTAACACTGAAGTTGCAatttatttcttttttctctaatttgtacctaagattttgtacctcgGCACCTTTGTACCTGAGATGGTGCTGGAAATGGtcactttgtacacttttcactgcactcatgtattcctgtacatgtgacaatgaaacctaattctaattctaatactACCATCTACCATTTCAAGAGTCAgaatatcatgttgcagctttataagtttttggttaggccacatatGGAGTATCATGATTAATTCTGGTTGCCaccttacaggaaggatgtggacactttggagatggTACTgaagaggtttaccaagatgctgcctgagttAGAGGAtaatgagctataaggagaggctagaaaaactctggTTGTTTTCTCTAGGGGGACTCTACATGGAagcctataaaattatgagatgcatagatagggttgacgatCAGATTCTTTCTCCCAGATGTGAAATGTCTGATACTAGGGAGCAtgcatttaagatgagagggagtaagttcaaaggagatgtgaggagcAAAATTTGTTACatagagtggtaggagtctggaacacactgctaatggtggtggtggaggcagatatgaaaggggcatttagaaaagcacaTGAATGTGCCAAGAATGGaaagatatggaccaagggcagggagAAAGGATTAgcttaatttggcatcatgttcggcataacatcatgggccaaacagCCCGTACCTGTGCTGTActactctatgttctatgttttacctagaaggacaaaggcattgGACACAGAGAAACATCACCagctgcatgttcccctccaagcaacaCTCTGCTCtgtcttggaactatatcacaATCTCTTCACTGTGCTACATCGATATCCTGGAACTTCCTTCATAACAATACTATGGTGCAACTCTACCATTTAAACTGGAGAGATTCAGAATGCTGGCTCACCCTGACctcttcaagggcaattagagatgggcaataaatgttggcctagccagacAGATGAATAAAAAACATCCCTGAACCACAACATTTAACTGTGAGAAAGGAGGCTGCTGATTGGAAGTGTTTGGTACAAAAATTATCTTGTATACTATATCAAATTAAGAAAAGGGTTTAGATAAATAACGGGGGAAGTGGTACACTTCCTAGAAAGATGGAGGTAACTATGAGAACAGTACAGCAAATGATGATCAAGCATCAGTCTTTGTAGCATTATAAGGGGATTTCATTAGTTTATTAATTTCACCCTTTAATGGTTTATTTTGTAACTCATTTCAGCTAATTAATCATATGAACAGATATAGTGGAAGTCACACAAGTTTTACTTTTCAGACTTTAAATAGAAAGACAGCAGCTTAGCTGAAAGGATGCCCCTAGGATATGAAGATGACAGACACAGTCATCTCCTCCCAGACATGGTAACTATCAATCTGTCCAATTTGTTTGATGAAGATCATTGCTTTATAATAATCATGCTTTAAGAATATTAAAGTAAGGATTATGGTCTAGAATCTTGTCATTTACAATAGCCATTCACCAATACGAGTTGTAATATTGTGGAATGTAGGTGTAAAATAAACTCTAACCTCAATGGAAACCAAGACATTTGAAATGTTTCATTGAAAGATATTAGAAGTAAATATTAAAGCATAATATTACAGGTTATATTTACTTGTGAGTTGCTGGCCTTCTGTTTTGTCAAAGAGGTACTTTGGCCAATCTAATCAGAAAAGCATTCAAGGTAATTATTCATTGTCAACTTTCACTCATTTTCTACAAAATGTTGTGTGCCATTCAGAATCCAGCATATTTTCTGTTCCCAAAAAAAAGCTAAAGAAATGTCACTTTAACTGTGGTATAAATTGTATTCCATTTATTTTCAAAGTAAAATGTTCCTGCTCTGTTCCCAGAGGCAGTATACTAATGGCTATGTTGTTAAAGATAACAGAAGCGATGGATATTATTTAATGAAGGCCCGTGGGCACAGCTAAAGCAAATCAAAGAAGATCTTCTCTCACTGCAGGCGTGACCCTGTTCATGTTCTGGTTTTGAATCCCACACCAGAAACTTGTTGACTACAGAGGATATGTTTACAATGTGGCCAAACAGGCTCATTAACATCTTCTAAATCCTTCCAATGCATTTGATGGTAGGTAGTGAGCGCTGATGAGTCTCCTTATCAGTCAGTGCTCTGGAGGCAATGGCAAACCGCAGTATTACCTCACTCATTTGAATCCAATCCAATGGAAATCCAATCGTCCAACAACAAGATGGAGGAAAGATCGATGGAAGAATAGTGCATGATCtcggtgttgggctgaagggcctgtttccatactgtagggaatctaatctccaTCTCATTGAAACATCTAAGATCTGGAAAAAGCTTGCTAAGATAGACATTGAGTGGTTGTTTCCCCTGAATGGAAAATCTAGAACAGGGCAGGCACAGAGATAGAATAAAGAGATGATCGTTAACATAAAGAGTCAACTGGGATTCTGTGTTAATATTTAGGCTGCAGAAATCTGTAacactgcatcctgtcaataaGTAAACTGACGAAAATGAAAACGATTTGTGTCTTGTTTCATATTTCACCATCTGACTTGAATGCTGACACAATGTTCTTAGCTCCAATGAGCTGGCTTGAGAAAGGGATAGTTCAGGGATTGTTCAGTCCAGCTAAAGCTCACTGGTGTCCTTCCATGCTATAACTTCTGCAATAACTGAACATGGTTCGGCAAGTGTATTAATTGGCTGGTGCTCAAGGCTACAGGTACAAATCTCATAACGATAGATCCATAGAA of the Chiloscyllium punctatum isolate Juve2018m chromosome 25, sChiPun1.3, whole genome shotgun sequence genome contains:
- the LOC140495641 gene encoding 5-hydroxytryptamine receptor 2A-like, with the protein product MARYINGSRTLNQSLTTGEIFNASDPEDIAHTSISKKNWPALLILIIIVLTVGGNILVIMAVSLEKKLQNATNYFLMSLAVADMLVGILVMPVSLITILYDNIWPFPEKLCPIWIYLDVLFSTASIMHLCAISLDRYIGIRNPIEHSRFNSRTKAIIKLAAVWTISIGISMPIPVIGIQDESRVFIDKSCVINDESFVLVGSFVAFFVPLIIMVFTYCLTIQVLQKQIRVFLGDQKQKRTSLHVFKKDNLGENATVIQRSETPDVSPKPPLSKESRLFRKGTMHSINNEQRASKVLGIVFFLFVVMWCPFFITNVMSVICKDSCNKVIIGELLNVFVWIGYTSSGVNPLVYTLFNGTYRRAFSHYIRCHYSIRRTRNHFTIIASTSAIYERNLEMTTMNNGNKAVSNELKVPEENLHATLGSTESSVDNCIIISEKVSCV